The genomic DNA ATGTTCACGCTTCAGAATCCCTGCCAATGCTGTAGCGAAGGCGTCCGATTACCCCCAATGCTGGATCTACAGTCAGTTGAGACCGCTTCTTGCGCGAATTCTCGTGCGCGACCTCTGCCGTGAATTCGTCAAGCATCTGCTTCCACATTGCAGCCTGCGGCAGATCCTTGGTGTAGACAGAGCCCCAGACGATCGAGGAGGCCATATACAGGTCAGGATTATTCGTCAGAAACTCGTTGGTCGGGGCGGCGTCGGAGAGCGCAAATCGGCCGAGATAGACGAAGCGGAAAGAATAGGCCTCATCAAGCTCCCGATCTAGCGTTATGGTTTGGTTCTCGATGGCCCATATGGAAGGCAATCCGGCAACGGTGCTGATTGAATACGTGCCGAGTGCACGCGGAGTGAGATAAAATTCCTCCTCGCCGCTGGTGACATAGAGGTTTTGCGGCTCCTGCACTGAGAGTGAGGAAATGTCGATGGTTTTGCTGCCGATCGTGCCCGTGAGGGGCGCTGTCGTCGCGACAGGGTCAAGCAGACGGTTTAAACGGGCCTCGCCGAGCGTAATGAAGTCGGCAGCACTACCGCTTACGTCAGAACGAGCCATCCAGTCGGCGATTGCGGCCTGCAACTCAGTGTAATTGCTGATTGCCATTGCCCAAGCTCTCCATGATGGCGCGGGAGACCTTCAAGACCTCATAATCACCGTGTTCGATCAGCGCCGGCAGAAAGCCGCGCCCTCGCACATTGATGAAAAAGGGAAGTGCTCTCGCGATTTCCGCGATGTATTCGGCCTGCATGATAAGTTGCGGAGTGGTCAGGTACTCTTGACCGCCGCAGACGACTACGGCCCGCGATGTATCCTGCGACGCCCAGTCGTATCCGTGAATTTGCGTCTCAAAGCTGCTTTCGCAGCCGAAAAAGGTGACGTGTGCATGGCCTCTGACAGCAGCCCCCATAGGCGCCGTTGAGGCCGAAGTTGATCCGTTTGGCAGTTCTCCAAGCGGGAAGACCTCAATAGGCCCATCAACCGCGGCGAACACTTCAGGGTGGCAGCAGGACGCCAGAACAGCGCGCTTTGCGCGGATAGCCATGTCTTTCAGGCTTTCGGCTGGGTCTATCGTGTAGAACGTCGCATCAACGCCATGATCAATGCACCAACCGAAGGCGCCATTGACGCCCCATATTTCCCCGTCCCATGTCCGGAGTTCATCCAGGTAATCTTTCGCCCAAGGCGAGCCGCCGACAACGGCAAGACGATGTGCAACCGGCCCAGATTGCGTAATGAGCGGAAGTCCAAGCCGGCTGCAGTGTTCGATATTGCGGGCGACGGCCTCTTGACCAGCCGCCGCCTGCGCAATGAACTTGATGTTACGGGCCACTCGCGATGAGGCCCTTTTCCGTCAGTGCGGTCAGAATAGACCGAACAGCGGTGCGAACCGTGCCGGCGGTGGCGTTGGTTGCAAGGGTGATGCCAGCGGCCTGGTCAGCCGGGGCTTTGCCGTGAAAGCCAACCAGATCAGCCGCATCGCGCCCCATAACCACGCCATCAGGGTTACCGGTACCGAGATATTCAACAGCCATTGTCGTTACTCCTTAGTTGAAGTGCAGGCGCGTAGACCATTCCGGCCGCAGCGACTTGTAGCCGTAGAGCACGTCAATGCGGCACGGCAGGTTGTCGTTGTTGATGTCGTAGGCGCGGACGATGCGCATGGAGATGCCGTCCTGGACCTCGCGACGGGCGAAATCGACGCCATTCGGCATGACCAGATCGGCCGTGGCGAAGGTGAAGGCGTCTTCATGATACAGGAGCGACGTGCCGTCCTGCCCCGAAGCCGTACCAGCAAAGGCGATTGCCTTGCCTGCGCCGGCCGAGTTGATGACGACATTCTGTCGAGCACCGGAGGTGACCGGCGTCGGAGACACGGTGATGTTGCCGGCGCCGCCCGAGTAGTCGGCAGCAACAACGAACTGCTGTTGACGGCCGGTGTCGATCTTGGTTTCAGGGTGGACGGAATTGACGCCAACGATGGTGAACACGTCACCTTTGTTCATCGCGCCAGTGCCGGCCGTGACCGCGACAGTTGCCGAGCCCGAGGTGATGCCGGTCGAGGTGTTTACCACGTAGTTGGCATCCGCCGCGCCGCGGGTGTGACCGGGCCAGAGGGTGTTTTCCATGAAGTCGTAGCCAGCGGCACGACCCATGAAGCCCTCCTTGTACTGCTTGGAGAGCTGCGCCTGGTCGTTGAACAAGGTCTTGGTGTCCTTGACCAGATCCGCCATGTCCTGAGAGTTCAGGTTGGCAGAGCGACCGCTGGTCGGGGCAAGGCCACCGTTCATCTTGACGCGGCCGGAAAGGATATCGTTGTACGTGATCGCCGAACCAGAGGTCCATTGAGCGTTGTACACGTCCTTGTACATGCTCATGGCGTCGTACTCGATGTTGGCAGCGAGAACGGCCATGGCCGGGTCAAGAATGCGCTTCGAGAAGTCGTCGAGCGAGAGCGTCAGGTCGGCAGACGAGAAGTTCGTGTCAACACCCTTCTGGGTGGCGACGGTGAGCGTCTGGCTGATTTCCTGGGTGTCCTGCGTATCGATCGTCTTGCCGGTACGAACCGTATACTGGTTAGGCATACGAATTTTCAGGCTGTCGCCGATCTTGGCGCCCGACTTGGCGAAGCTGTCATCATACTGGCGATTGATCGAGCCGATGAAATTGAGCTTCTGGTGGAGGATGCGCAGCGCCTCTCGGGTCACTGCGGTAGGGGTAAGAATCGTATTCGACATTGAACTGTCTCCTTGGCCTCATCGGGCCGAGTGGGTTCCGATCAGCCCCGCTTCTGGACCTGCGCGTTCCGGCGTTTCAGCCACTCGTCGGAAGTCAGGCGATCATCGAGGCCCGCTAGAGGCGGGTTGGCTCGTGCCGAGACTTTCGAGAGGGGCTGTGCGGCCGGCGTTGCTGGCTTGGGGGCGGCTGCTTGCTTCTGGAGAGCGAGATGGCCGAGATGGGCAAGATACAAGGTCTTGTAGACCTGTGGCGAATACGAGCTTCGCAGGGCATCGACAGTGAAGCCGAGGTCCTTGGTCGCAAATTCCGTGATCTTGTTGTCCAATTCGGGCGTCCAGCCCTTGAGTTCCTTTTCCGCAAACGCTCTCGTTTCCCGCAGCCGCTTGTCAGTTTCCTGGGCGACCTTTTCGGACAGTTCGTGTTGCGTCTTGTCGAGGTATTGAGCGACCTGACCGCGCTGCTCCCTGAGCGTCTGGAAACGACGCCAGTGGCTTTGGGCGCCGAGCGGGTCTTCCTGCTCTAGCTGATCCCAGTTGACGTTCTCGTACTGCTGGAGTTGCCCGTCGATGTTGATGATGACTGAGCGGGCCTCAAGAACCTCTTGCGAGGTCTGGTAGGCCTGCGCCGCCTCTTCTCGCTTCGCTTCCGCTTCCTTGCGGATATCCGCGACTTCCATCGACTTCTTGGTGTAGTCGGCTCGCATAAGGAAACCGTCTCTCAGATCCGGGTGGATCTTGTACGTCTTCCCGTTGAACTCGACTTCGGTCTCTTCCGGCTCGGGCTGTTCGTCGCCTTCGCTTTCAAGGCCATCACCTTCGATTTCTGAGGTGTTTTCGAGATCCTTGTCGTCGCCGGGGATCTCATTTGTGCTGTCCTGAGGCTCAGGCGCCTGGGCAACAGGCGTTGTCTGGCCTTCGGCAACAGCCGTAAGGACCTCATCCATAGAGGAACACTCCTTCAGGTTTTGAGAAAGCGCCGCTTACCCTTGGCGCGTGGGATTGTTCTGCGAGGCCAGCGAGGCTCGCTGATGGGCGTTGAGTTGAGCCTGATCGGATCGTTGCTTCGCTGTGATCATGTGGCCGGCGACCTTCGTCTCGGCATCCATCTTGATCTTGGCGCGATCGTTCTCCAGATCGCCGACAACACGCATGCGGTCAGTCTCGGCGTTGAACTGGTCAATCGACTTGTCAGCCTTCAAGCTTTCTACTTCCTGCTGAAGCTGCTGGATTGCCTGCTGGCCCTGCTCGATCATCTGCTGAACTTCCGGTGGCAAGCCCTGGCTCTGCTGCTGAAGCGCAGGGTTGATCGACTTCAAGCGCTCGCCGATCTCGTCAGCGCCAGGCCAGTCAAGGTTCTTGGCCAGCAAATCGCCAATGACAGGTGCCGCAGCCGGGAAGGCTCTCACAAACTCCGTCATCTGGAAGGCCGCTTCCTCGCGACGGGTGGTGAAGCTCGGGCCGCTCGTTACCGTCAGGTCGTATTTGCCGGCCGTGAGGTTATAAACCTCGGCGATCGGGTTGCCTTCCTTGTCTTGCTCAGGCTGCCCATCCGGGCCCATCTGCGGAACCGGCTCAGAGGTGTTGATACGCCGTGTCTTCGGCACACCATCCTCACCCAGAACGCGAATGATGCGCTCTTCGCTGTAGACCTTTGGAATGAGGTCAATCAGGATACGGCCCGTATGACGAATGGCGCGCGACAGGTTGTCGATGAAGTGGAACGTCGCAACGTCCCCCTCTCGCTGCCGTGCCATGATGGCCTTACCGCTCGTCTCGTTCGATCTGGCGCCGAGGGAAGCGTCATAGATGCCGATGATGGCCTTCATGTCGTCCGAAGCGTTCAGCGCTTCCTGCAATGCCCCTGCGGCCGGCCCAACATCGAGTGGCTGGCGCTGTGGGGGCTGCATGCCATCGTATTCGAGATACGAATGACTGACTGTGTTCGCAGTAGCCCAACGATCTGCGTCAGTAGTGAATGCTCCCTTGGGTCCGATGAAAGGCACCCGCGGCGCCAGCGCGACAAGCTCTGTGCTGGTAGAGCGCCAGTAGTTGAACATGCGCTGCGCGTCTTTGGCGCTGTGGATCAGGCTTCGGAAGTACCGCTTACCCTCCACCACAATCTCATCACCATAGACAGGAACGATCGGGATATATCGGCCCAGCCATTCCTTTTCCTCGATGATGTCAGCACCGCTCATGATGCGCTGTG from Ensifer adhaerens includes the following:
- a CDS encoding phage adaptor protein, whose amino-acid sequence is MAISNYTELQAAIADWMARSDVSGSAADFITLGEARLNRLLDPVATTAPLTGTIGSKTIDISSLSVQEPQNLYVTSGEEEFYLTPRALGTYSISTVAGLPSIWAIENQTITLDRELDEAYSFRFVYLGRFALSDAAPTNEFLTNNPDLYMASSIVWGSVYTKDLPQAAMWKQMLDEFTAEVAHENSRKKRSQLTVDPALGVIGRLRYSIGRDSEA
- a CDS encoding portal protein, whose translation is MASDKTKDLLTEGRDAFERCQDAEQDNRTTALDDIRFSRLEEQWPDSIIKQRNTEQRPSLTINKMPAFIRQVVNDSRQNRPSIKVHPVDSNADPKTAEVINGLIRNIEYTSNADVAYDTAIEASVSGGFGYWRIGLDYAYDDSFELDLSIDRIANQFAVYGDPDSMSADSADWNVAFVVEPIRKDDYKARYNGKKTSLGDEVCTDFESDAWSNAGTWLDDETVMLAEWWSRKEVDREIVKCSNGAVYGVEELETNPFLSALLATNAIQVVGKPRVARSHKVTQRIMSGADIIEEKEWLGRYIPIVPVYGDEIVVEGKRYFRSLIHSAKDAQRMFNYWRSTSTELVALAPRVPFIGPKGAFTTDADRWATANTVSHSYLEYDGMQPPQRQPLDVGPAAGALQEALNASDDMKAIIGIYDASLGARSNETSGKAIMARQREGDVATFHFIDNLSRAIRHTGRILIDLIPKVYSEERIIRVLGEDGVPKTRRINTSEPVPQMGPDGQPEQDKEGNPIAEVYNLTAGKYDLTVTSGPSFTTRREEAAFQMTEFVRAFPAAAPVIGDLLAKNLDWPGADEIGERLKSINPALQQQSQGLPPEVQQMIEQGQQAIQQLQQEVESLKADKSIDQFNAETDRMRVVGDLENDRAKIKMDAETKVAGHMITAKQRSDQAQLNAHQRASLASQNNPTRQG
- a CDS encoding P22 phage major capsid protein family protein, which codes for MSNTILTPTAVTREALRILHQKLNFIGSINRQYDDSFAKSGAKIGDSLKIRMPNQYTVRTGKTIDTQDTQEISQTLTVATQKGVDTNFSSADLTLSLDDFSKRILDPAMAVLAANIEYDAMSMYKDVYNAQWTSGSAITYNDILSGRVKMNGGLAPTSGRSANLNSQDMADLVKDTKTLFNDQAQLSKQYKEGFMGRAAGYDFMENTLWPGHTRGAADANYVVNTSTGITSGSATVAVTAGTGAMNKGDVFTIVGVNSVHPETKIDTGRQQQFVVAADYSGGAGNITVSPTPVTSGARQNVVINSAGAGKAIAFAGTASGQDGTSLLYHEDAFTFATADLVMPNGVDFARREVQDGISMRIVRAYDINNDNLPCRIDVLYGYKSLRPEWSTRLHFN